TTTACCGTATGGGATACCAACGTAAAAGTCGAGTACTTGTGATACATCTTTCACGTCATCGGTTGAAGAAGCAAATGTTTCAACGATATCTTTCACTGGTTCGGGTGAGTTTTCGGCGGCTGCAGACAAATACACTTTACCTTCTTCGCTAAGTTCCTTAGCAATCACACTCAAATCCTCACTTGCTTTATCAGCTTGGATCTTCAATCGCTCAGATGTCTccttcagtaccactaaagttttCTTTAAATACTCTTCATAAGCTTCTTGAGAAATATTCAGCATTTTGAATGCTTGTTCTTTATAAGAAGCCAAAGTTTGTTTCCAGGCTTCTTCAGATTCTTCAGCCTTATCTTTCAACTTACTTGCTTCCTCTTCTATTTCAATATCTGAGGGCGTCTAATAATGCAAACAGAAAGCATCAATAGTCATTACCCTTATCCTTAATGGGCCTAAGACTAGTTAAACATGTAAGATATTCATCCACACATACAAGAACCAACTTTAACTATAATAATATATTCTAAAACTGCTACTTCTGCCTACCCTGGGTACTTAGTTAACTTATTTAAAAATGCCATTATGCCACATCACATATTCACCCGTAGTTGTACATCTTTATATTTTACAATCTTGAGATAATATCAAAGAAAGGTAGGGAATTTTACAAAATTTGATAATCTGGGGTACAAAAATAATTCATACACTTGTAAAAGATGGATGCTCACTTTTGGACATATTCaagtacaacaacaacagcaacaatactCAATCCCCCGAAtgttatggggaggtgagatgcaaAAGTAAAAGGGAAGTCGTTTCGATACAATGAAAAGTTCAAGTGTTGAACAAATTTCAGTACCCAAATACAACAATTCAATTCGACAAACTTTCCCTATGATTATATAAATTTTCACTCCCTTATAAGAGGGACACCTTTTAGTACACCATATTGTCAAAGTTTGGATCTTTGATTACTTTTCTTAGCAATTTCTGCAACTTTCTTCAATGTTTCGTTCCTATCTACGTTTCAATCAAATCCAAATTAAAAATTGCAGAACCACATTCCCAAATACAAAACCATTTCAAAAAACCAAAATCTAGCACTTCAAACTAGTATCAGACCTACCACATTGTAAATCCAATCTTACTTAAAATTTAAAACCATCATGAAGTTACCTCTACTGTCAGCATTATATAATTTCAACACTTTCATTTTCTAATTGAACAACTATTACTACAGTATATAATAATTGCTAATATTAAGATATAAAGACAGCAACTTTGCCTTCAAAATATAAAATATTCAGAgtacattaaattaacaaacttTTAACCAGAATTCAACTAACCGAATCCTCGTGAGATGCTGCAAAGGAAAAAATAGACCGGTTACGGTAACCCGAACCGGAAACAAATAAATTGGGGCGAAGTCCTTTCGGATAACCAGCAGCAGATACCGAAAGTGTGAGTAAACCGGAGTTCCGACTCCGGATAATAGACCCGACCCGACACACCGACTCAATTGAAGCTCGCTTTAAACATAGgtcgttagggttagggtttgttaTTGTAATTGTATTAATTGCGCTACTACTCATGTTTACTGATAGGGTTTTGTTTTGTTATTTGGGGATTTAAGTGATTAGGGGTGGTGCTAAAATGAGCGTGGTGGGTAACGGCGGGATAGATGTAGACGCGAAGGGAACAATGAAGTGTATGAAGTTGTTGAAGAAGGATAATAGGGTGGAAGATGCTAAAGTGAGCCGAGTGGGTTAAGGAAAAGTTTCAATTTGTTGACACGTAATGAATATTTTAAGAAGTGCGAGAGTGGGGTCGACTGGATCTTGTACGATGTGCTTCTTCTTTTTTCGGCGAAAAACATTATTCcatccgtcccaaatctattgtccattattctattttgggatgttccaaattaattgttcagattctttttcaaccaatcAAAAAAGGTTAATCTAGAGAGAGAAAAAAAGTTAATCTAGAGAGAGAAGATAtattattggtggagaatgaagttagtaggATTtcataaaactgcgtgttttttatctatggacaatagatttgggacggagggagtactatcTTAAATAATGATAATACGAAATTTCATTACACACTTTAGGTTGGTGTCTTGTCTTGGATTGTTAATGGTTTATTtgtttttgttcggtcactttagAGCGTCCTTTCACTTTTGTGTTTACTTCTTCTTCGGTTTGTTATTCGATCGACTTTGTTTGTCTTTAGACAACTTTATTAGTTGTTTAGGATTTGTATAGTTTTAGTTGCGAAGCCAATCAAGTTTTCTTTATATTGTAAGTTCGGTTTTTCATCGATTGATGAAAGTCTTTGAGCAATACGAAATACGGAGTAtaagcttttat
The window above is part of the Rutidosis leptorrhynchoides isolate AG116_Rl617_1_P2 chromosome 1, CSIRO_AGI_Rlap_v1, whole genome shotgun sequence genome. Proteins encoded here:
- the LOC139881617 gene encoding protein FATTY ACID EXPORT 3, chloroplastic, which translates into the protein MSSSAINTITITNPNPNDLCLKRASIESVCRVGSIIRSRNSGLLTLSVSAAGYPKGLRPNLFVSGSGYRNRSIFSFAASHEDSTPSDIEIEEEASKLKDKAEESEEAWKQTLASYKEQAFKMLNISQEAYEEYLKKTLVVLKETSERLKIQADKASEDLSVIAKELSEEGKVYLSAAAENSPEPVKDIVETFASSTDDVKDVSQVLDFYVGIPYGGLLTLSGFLSFMITGSISAIRFGVILGGTLLALAVYSLRSWKKGESTSVALKGQSVIATILFLRDLRLVFTRPALTRYIAVIISGAALAFYVYRIAYSGGKSTGGSSFETETES